The DNA sequence GCCAGCGCCAGCGCGGCCGGTCCGCCGCCAGATGATCGTGATATTCATGGTTGATATGCCGCTGCCACTTGCGCGCCAGCGCCGGAAAATCGGCGCGCGCCGGATGCCAGACGCGCATCTGCGGCACGAAACGGGTGACGAAGCCGGCGGCATGGGCGCGCTGGCCCCAATCGAGATCCTCCGCGATGTCGATGCCGCCGAACGGCCCGACCGCCGGAAACACGCGCGCCGCCATGGCGAGGTTGGCGGTGACCGAGAATTGCCGCTTTTCGATGTACATCCTCTGGCGGAAGCCGAAGACGCTTTCATACGCCTCCACCGGTGTGAAGCAGCGGGGGTCGCGGGTTTCGATCCGGACATCGCCGCCGACGACGGCCCGATCGGGATCGGCCGCCACGGCGGTGACAGCGGCCTGCAGCCAGCCATCGTCGGCGCGGCAATCGGCATCGATGAAGGCCAATATGGGGGCGCGGGCCGCCGCGATGCCGCGGTTGCGCGCGAGGCCCGGACCGGGGCGTGGTTCGGCGAGAAAGCGCACGCCCGGGAAGCGCGCCGCGACATCGCCCAGCGGCGTGTGCGAGCCATTGTCGACGACAAGGACTTCGAAACCGCCACCGTCGAGCCGCTGCGCGATGACCGAGGTGAGGCAGCGGGCCAGCAGATCGGGCGTGTTGAGGTGCGGGATGATGACGGACACCCGCGGCGCCGCATGGCGGTGCGGCGGCAGGTCGGTTTCGGCTGCGGACGCAGGGGCGGTCATGCCGCTGCCCGGCGGGCGACCAGCGCGGCAAGGTTGGCCGGATCGGGGTGGAAGACGGTGTCGGGCGTCGCCGCCACCAGGTCGCGCAGCCCGGCGCGATCGAGCTCCCACCACCGCGATGCTTCCAGCGCGGCAATGGTGTCGGCGTCGAAGCGCTGGCGCAGCAACTTTGCCGGCGTCCCGGCCATGATCGCATAGGCCGGGACATCGCGGGTGACGACGGCGCCGGCGCCGATGATGGCGCCGCGACCGATGGCCTTGCAGCCCGGCGTGATGATGGCGTTGTGGCCGATCCAGACATCGTCCGAAATCTCCAGCCACGGCGGATTGATGCGGTCGGCGGCGACGACTCCGAACTTGGCTTCGTAGAGGAACGGGTGGGTCGTCATCGCATCGAACGGATGGTTGGCGTCGAGCACGCGCACTGATTTGGCAAAGGAGCAATAGCGGCCGATGCGGGTGCGCGGCGGCACCCGCCAGCGATCGAAACAGCCATAGCTGTAAAGCCCGACCTCGACCCGGTAGCGCGTCGCGAACAGGGTGCGCAGTGCCATGCTGTCATATTCGTCGCGGAGCAGCAGCCGCAACCGGACACGGTCGAGCAGGGCGCCGATCATCGCGAGTCCGTCCGAATCGTCAAGCCGACAGCCGCGCCATCGCCGACGACATCAACAGCAGCGCAGCGACCCCCGGATAGCGGAAGCGGAACTGCGTCTCCCCGTTCTTTTCCTGCACTTCGAGAAGGTCGTGCGGACCGGTGAAGCCCTTGAGGTCGCGTTCGAGAATCGACGGCACGCGGGCTTCGCCAAGCTCGGTGATGACGTCGTCGGCACTGAACATGCCGTCGGCGGCGCTGCCGGCGCGTGCGGCGGCGATCAGCACCGGCCATTGCGCCCGGGCTTCCTCGCGGCTGAGGCTGACCTGGACACGCCGCGGCAGCGAGGCATTCCATTCGGTCAGCACGCGTTCCACCGCGGTGGTGGCGTGCGTATCGGTGACGACGGCGCTGCGCGCATCGAGGGCGACGAGGCCGGCCTGGTGGGCGATAAGCCGGACGAGATAGGGCGACCCGCCCGCCATGACGGTCACGATCCGCGTCGCGCTTTCGGCGAACTCGATTTCGGCGGCAGCCTCGCCGATGCCGATGAGATCGGTGACTTCGGCCGACGACATCGGACGCAGCGGCAGGCCGACGACGTTGCGGCGCACCGAAGGCGCATAGCCGAGAATTTCGTCGAGATTCTGGGCGACGCCGGTCAGGATCAACTGCACCCGCGAGGCGCGATCCGACAGGTTCTTGATGAGCTCGGCAACGTCGCGGCGGAACATCGGATCGGCGACGCGGTCATATTCGTCGAGAATGAGGATGACGCGGGTGCCGGTCACATCGGCGAAGACATCGGCGAGTTCACGCGGACCGAATCCCGGTTCCAGCATCGCATCGAAATTGTCGCCGCTTTCCGCTTCGGGCGAATTGGGCAGGACCGACCGATGATAAAGACGCGGAATGCGCGCGGCGAAGGCGGAAAAGAGGGTTTCGAAGCGCGTGTCCGAACCGCAGCTGCCGTACAGCACGAGGTAGCGGGCCTCGCGTGCCGTTTCGGCAAAGACATGGACGAGGCTGGTCTTGCCGATGCCGCGCTCGCCATAGACGACGACATGCATGCGCTGCTGCTCGACGGCGTTGATCAGTTGCCGGAGCGCGTCGTGGCGGCCGGCGAAATGTTCGCGATCGACGACCGGCTGCGATGCACCCATTGCGTCGCGCAGCGCGATCTTGCGGCGCACCATCAGCGCGTCGGTGGATTGTTCGACTTCATCCGAGGCGGTCGCCGTGAAGCGCGGCAAAGTATCGACACGCCCCTGGTCGGCCGGATTGGCCCAAAGCCGGTCGAGAAACGACGGCCGTTCTTCCAGGGCGGCGCCGACGCTGGTTGCGGGAGGCTGGGCGAATGTCGGCGGTGCCTCTGCCTGCATGCCGGTATTTTCGGCCTGCTCGCCCAAAGCTTGCGACGCCTCATCCTGTACTGCAACTGACTCAGCGTGACCGCGACGTTTCCAGATCATTTACGCTCTATCCTCAACGCTATGGCCGTGTCTTCGCCTAGACGCTGAAAGCCGAAATTGCACGTGCTTTATAAGTGCCACACCCTGAAAGACGAATATCGTTAACGTCGGCAAGTGACCTTGCCGATACCCTGCCACATGTGTAGCACGCAGGGCTGTGACAATCTCAGCGCGTTTCCTTGCAACATCAGCGACGCCCTGCGGTCGCCGCCGCCGAGCCGTCCGTTCGGCGGACGGCCGGCGTTTGTGCGCGATGGTCGCGCTGCTGGCGGCGGCGCCCGTCGCCGCGGCGCCGAACACCGATGGCGACAACGGCCCGGTGCTGGGCGCCGGACTGCTGTCGACACCGATGGTGCAGGGGCGGGCCTGGACCGTCGGCTTCAACATGAACACGCTGAGTGACACCAATTTTCGCCGCACCAAGGAGCCGGAGGCCGGCGTGCGGCTGACCCCGTCGGTGTCGGCTGCGGTCGGTCTGCCCGTCGGACGGCAGCAGTTGTTTCTTGGCGGCGATTTCGGGCGTGACTATTTGCTCGGCAATCCGGAGTTCAACCGCAACCGCAGCTCGATCGGCGGCGGCGTGGCCTGGAAGCTCGGTTCGCGCTGTTCCGGAGTTGTCGGCGCCGAATATTCGAGCCGGTTGTCGTTCGTCTTCGACCAGGCGGAATTGACCGATAATGTGCAGAATACCGATGTGATCGCGGCGTCGGCGAGCTGCCAGACCGCCACCGGGCTGGGTTTTGCCGGCAGTGTGCGGAAGTCCGGCATCCGCAACGAACGACCGGAACGCGCCGCCTTCGATCTCGACAGCACGACCTATTCGCCCAGCATTTCCTATGGCACGCCGACGATCGGTCAGTTCTCGTTGAGCGGGAACTTCAACAATGTGTCGTACCCGAACCGTTTTGCTCCGACGATCGACGGGCCGGTCGGCGAGGGCGTCCGCATCTTATCGGGTCGGCTGGGCTATTCGCGCAATCTCGGTTCGCGGCTCCAGCTGTCGTTCGGCGGGTCGTATCTGAAGACGACGCCGTCTCCGGGGGTCATCCTGGCGATCGATGCCAATGGACAGGTCGTCCAGGTGCCGCGCGACAGCTTTACCGGTAGCGGTTTCGACTTTTCGCTCGATTACAGCGCCTCTAGCCGGCTCAGCATCGGCATCATGGCGACACGCAATGTGCGGGTCAGTCCGAATGTCGGTGCGCTGTTCATTGTTGCGCAAGGCTATTCTGCCAATGTGAACTACAAGCTGAGTTCGAAGTTGGACGCGGGCGTCGGCGCCACGCACTACAGGAACGATTATCGGGGCAGCTTCACGACGCCGGACGAAGTCCGGTTGCGGAACAATGACACGACAACGCGGGTCTATGCGCAACTCGACTATTCGCCGGTTGCCCTGTATTCGATCGGTGTCGTCGTGGCGCATCAACAGCGCAACGCCGACCCGGACGATTTCGATTTCAAGAGTACGACAGCGCTGCTGCGGTTGCGTGTAAAGTTTGGGAGAGGTTGATGACCGACACGATCGATCGCTTTCGACGGGCGCTGGTGACGCTGGCACTGCTGCTGGTCGCCGCCATTGCCGTCGTCGGCATGGCGGACCGCGCGCAGGCGCAGGAGGCGGGCTATGTGCTTGGGCCGGATGATACCGTGCAGGTCGTTGTCTATGGCCAGTCGGAATTCAACATCACCACCCGGATCAAGTCCGACGGCACCATCGTCATGCCGCTGATCGGGTCGGTCAAGGCCGCTGGCCGGACCAACCTGAGCCTCGCCGCTGCGATCACCGACGCGCTGACCAAGGGCGGGCTGCTCAAGTCGCCGATCGTCAACGTCGAGATCATGAACTATCTCAGCAAGTCGGTGAACGTCGCCGGCAAGGTCGCGCAGCCGGGGATCATCCCGCTCGACCGTCCGTATCGCGTTCTCGAGGCGCTGTTGAAGGCCGGCTGGGTCAATGATGCCGGTGCGACCTATATCTACCTGCGCCGTCCCGGACAGGAAGAAATGCGCCTCGATGTCGAGGACCTGGTGCGTGGCGGTCCCGACAAGGACCTGCTGCTGCGTGGCGGCGATACGTTGTTCGTGCCCGATGCCGACCTGGCCTTCCTCACCGGGCAGATCAACAAGCCCGGCGGTTTCGCGGTGCTTCCCAACATGACGATTCGGCAGGCGATCGCCGCCGCCGGCGGTGTCACCGCCTCGGGGTCGTCGAACAAGGTCGGCCTGATCCGCGGCAACGCCAAGGAAGTCGATGTGGACACGAATCAGATCGTGCAGAAGAATGACGTGATCGTGGTCAAGGAGCGGTTGTTCTGACCCGCATTCCGGCGCTTAGTAGAGGTAGTCGCTGATGAGCATCATGCAATTTCTGCGAATTCTGATGGTCCGGCGGTGGATCATCATCATCTCGCTGGTGACTTGCGTCGTCGTTGCCGTCGCAACGGCGAAGTCGTTGCCGGAGCGCTATGACGCGCGGGCGCGCGTCATCCTCGACGTCGTCAAGCCCGACCCGGTGACCGGCCAGATGCTCGGCGGCCCGGCGGTGCGATCCTACATCAAGACGCAGACCGAGTTGATCCAGGATTATCGCGTTGCCGGTGACGTGGTCGATCGTGCCGGCTGGCTGCAGAACCCGGCGGTCATCGCCGCATGGCAGGCCGATACCGGCGGTGTCGGCGACATGCGTCGCTGGGCGGCGCAGCGCATCATCAACGCCACCAATGCCGGGATGGTCGACACCTCGAACATTCTCGAAATCACCTATGAAGGCCCCAATCCCGAAGTCGCCAAGACGATCGTCAGCATGCTGCGCGACGCCTATATCGACGCCAGCCTGCGCTTCCGCACCGACAGCGCCGGGCGGACGGCCGACTGGTATCGTGAACAGTCCGATCGTGCCCAGCGGGCCCTGGTTGCCGCCGAAGACGCGATGAACAAGTTCGAAAAGGACAATGGCATCGTCATGGGGCCGCAGAACGCCGAGGCGGAGAGCAGCAAGCTCGCCAGCCTTCAGGGCGCCCTGATGGCCGCACGCGCCAGCGCGACGGACCGTGACTTCGAGGCGACGCGCGCCGCGACGACGGCACCAGTTGTCGACCAGCTCAAGGTGCAGTTGGCGACGCTCAACGACCAGATCGGCCAGGCCGGCGAGCGGTTGGGCACCGAGCATCCGACCTACAAGGCCTTGCTGTCGCGCCGCCAGATGCTGAACAGCGAGATCTCGCGCGAAACGGCTGCGGCGCGGGCCGCCGGTGCCATGCAGAGCGGGTCCTCGGCCTCGTCGATCGCGCGTCTCAACGCCGAATATGAAGCGCAGAAGGCGCTCGTGCTCGGCATGAAGGGCAAGCTCAACGAGCTTGGCCAGTTGCAGCGCGAAGTCGAACTGCGGCGCGACCAGTATCAGAAGGCGGCCGCACGCACGGCCGACCTGCGCCTGCAGGCCAATCTGTCCGAAAGCGGGCTCGTCGTCCTGGGCGACGCGATGGCCAATGGTGCGCCGTCGTTCCCGAAATGGCCGATGATCCTCGGTATGTCGGCAGGCTTCGGCCTGGCGCTTGGGATCGTCATCGCGATGATCACCGAGCTGATGGCGCGCCGCGTGCGCGGGGTCGAGGATCTGGCCTTTGCCACCCGGGCGCCGGTTCTGGCGATTGTTGCCGAGGGCAATCGCACCTCCTGGCTGGACCGTATCCGCAATCGTTTCTCCAGCGGTCGCAAGGCCACAGCTGAATGGCAGCCCGCACAATGACCGACACGTCGAATGTCATCGATCAGTCGGGCCAGGTGGCGGTTACCGGCGCCGCGGGGCAGGGCTTTGACTCGCCCATCCGCGACGTGCTGTTGCGGCTGGGCTATCTGACCGAGGACCAGACCCAGCGGGTCGTCGCGTATCAGGCAGAAAAGAGCCTGGATTTCGACCAGGCGGCGCGCGAGCTCGGCTTCATTAGCGATGATGATCTCGACCGGGCCCGCGACCTGCTGATCAACAGTCTGGCGCTGCAGAGCACCAACCGGCGACCGGTTTCGGACGAGCTCGTTGTCATCAACGAGCCGGTGTCGCCGCGTGCCGAAGCGATCCGCATGCTGCGCACGCAGATCATCGCCCAGCACATCAAGGTCGGGCGGCGCGGCATCGTTGTCGCTTCGCCGGTCGAAGGCGTCGGCTGCACCTTCATGGCAGCCAATCTGGCGGCGGGGCTTTCACAGGTCGGCGTCAAGACGCTGATCGTCGATTGCAACCTCCGCTCGCCCCGGGTCGACCAGGTGTTCGGGCTCGACCCCAATGCCCCCGGCCTGTCGAGTTACCTTTCGCTGCAAGTGGCGCGGCCGGAGCGGGTCGTCCATGCCAATGTGCTGCCCAATCTTTCGGTGATCACCGCAGGGCCGCCGGTGCTGATGCCGCAGGAGCTGTTGTCGTCCAACCGCTTCCGCGACGGCGTCAACACATTGTTGCGCGAATTCGACATGGTGCTGTTCGATACCGCCCCGGCAAATTCGAGTGCCGATGCGCTGACGGTCGGCGGTGTCGTCGGCTATGCCATGGTCGTTGCGCGACGCGACCACAGCTACTTCAAGGACGTGACGACGCTCGTCAACCAGCTGCAATCGACACGCTGCACCGTCATCGGTTCGGTTCTGAACGAATTCTGATAGTGGCGACAATCGCACCTGCCGGCCCGGTCGATTGGTCGGCCCTGGCTTCGCGCTACTGGCTGCTGGTCATCGGTATCCTGGCGATGACGTTGCCGACTCTGGTGTCGCTGGCGCGTGGTCCCTGGTCGATGGAATCGGGCGTCCATGGGCCGATCGTCGTCGCGACCGGCGGCTGGCTGATCGCCCGTCGGCTTCCGGACATCCGTGCCTATCGTCGCGACGGCAGTTTCGCCCTGGCGCTTGCCGGCGTGTTGGTGGCAATTCCGCTTTACGCGTTCGGCCGCGCCTATGATTTCATCAGCATCGAGACGGCGGCGCTGCTGCTGGCGCTGGTATCGGTGGCCTATTATTATCTCGGTGCCGTCGTCATCCGGATGCTCTGGTTTCCGATCTTCTATCTCGGCTTCGTCATCCCGATCCCGGGCTGGGTGCTGGATACGGTGACCCAGCCGCTGAAGCTGCTGGTGTCCGAAGTCGTGACCAACGGCCTTGCCGCCTTCGGCTATCCGGTCGCCCGTGTCGGCGTGACGATCTACGTGGCGAGCTATCAGCTGCTCGTCGAGGATGCCTGCGCCGGCCTCAATTCGCTGGTCAGCCTGTCGGCGATCGGACTGTTCTATGTTTACATGCTGCGGGGCAGCAACTGGCGCTATTCGATGCTGCTGCTGGCGCTGGTGGTGCCGATCGCCATTGCGGCGAACATGATCCGCGTCGCCGCATTGGTGCTGATCACCTATCATTTCGGCAATGCTGCGGCGCAGGGCTATCTCCACAACTTTGCCGGGATGGTGACGTTCACCTCGGCGCTGCTATTCATCTTCCTTGTCGACAAGCTGCTGACTCCGGTGCGCAACGCGCTGGCGCCCGATCGGCCGGAGGGCGCATGAACCGTCGCGATATCCTGCTCGGCGGCGGCCTGATTGCCGCCGCGGCCAGCGCCGAGGTGTTGCGGCCGCGCGACCGGCTCGTGCTGCTGCCCGAGGGGCGCGCGCTCGAGGAGATCGTCCCCAAGAAGATCGGGTCGTGGCGGCCGATCGAATCGGACGCGTTCGTGCTGCCGAAAACCGAGGGCAGCCTTGCCGACCGGCTCTACAACCAGACACTCACGCGCTTTTACGAGGCTCCCGACCGGCGGCCGGTGATGCTCGTCATCGCCTATGGCGCGGTTCAGAACGATCTGCTGCAGCTGCATCGTCCGGAGACCTGCTATTCGGCGGTCGGCTTTGCCATTTCGGATTCGCGGCCGGGATTGGTCCGGCTGAGTGATTCGGCGAAATTGCCGACCCGCGAGCTGACGGCGCGGTCGGAAACCCGGGTCGAACCCATTCTCTACTGGACGCGCATCGGCGACGACCTGCCGACCACCGGCCGCGAGCAGCGCTGGGTGAAGCTGCGCCAGCAGATGCGCGGCTATCTCGCCGATGGTGTCCTGGTGCGGATGTCGACGGTGGGCGAGCCCAGCGCCGCCACGTTCGTGGAACTTGGCGACTTCGCGCGCATCATGATGGAAACGATGAAGCCCGCCGATCGTCCTGCATTCATCGGACGTCGACTCGCCGGCGAGATGGCATAGCCCTACAGGGGCCGGGCGCCGCGATTGTGCACCGCAGCAAAAATCTGCGTGTGTTCAGCTTTGGTCATTTGTAAAAGGCTGCAGAATGAACCAGATGAAAGCGAGGGTCGCGAGGCCGAGGGCGACAGCAGCGAAATGATAGGACATGGAACTCTGTTTGATGGCTTCGTTGCCAAGGTAATTGGTCGTCGCGCAGCCTATTGCGGCGACGAGATACTGCCACAGATGGTCGCGCGGCGCGCCCTGCGACCGTTGCAGAAACAGCACAATGAGGCCGGCAAAGACGATGATCGTCGTCCAATCATATGGTGTTTCCATGATGTTCCCTCAATGCTCTTGGCTGCCATTACATCATCTTCAGCCTTTTGCACTACTGACATGCGAACGGTGGCGCGGGGGCGTGGCGATTTTGTCACGAGCTGCGCATTGCTGATGGCGATGGGCGGCACGGAATGAACGATCCCCAGGTGAACCTGTATCGGCAGGCCGAGCGGTCCGGCGGGCGTGCCGGTTTGCCGCTCGACGTGGCGACGTTCGCCGTGCGGATCGTGGAATTCCTGGTGGTGCTGGGCAGCGGCAGTCTCGCGATCCTGCTGATCCACAATGGGCTGACCGAATCCGAAGTCGCGGTCCATCTGCGCGTCGTTCTCATCACCGGCATCGCCTTTGCCGTCCTCGCCGAAAGCCTTGGTTGCTACGACCTCGATGCGCAGTTTTCGCTCCGGATGGCGTGGCAGCGGGTGGCGACCAGCTGGCTGACCTCGGCGCTGTTCATGATGACCCTCGGGTTCATCCTGAAAGCGTCCGATTCGGTGTCGCGATCCTGGGCCGGTGGCTGGTTTGCGGCGGGCGGGCTGGCGCTGCTGCTGTCCCGCGGGGCGACGACCGTCTGGGTGCGCCGGCTGAAGAATCGCGGCACCTTCAACCAGCGGGTGGCGGTTTTCGGGGCCGGTCCGCAGGGGGTGCGTTTTGCCGATTATGTCTTGAAGCACGACCGGTTGACGATCTCGCTGGTCGGGTTTTTCGATGACCGCCGTGACGGTCGGGTGCCGTCGGCGGCCGCAACCGTCCCGGTGCTCGGCAATCTTTCCGCGCTGATTTCGCTGATTCGCGATGGGCGCGTCGACCAGGTCGTGGTCGCCTTGCCATGGTCTGCCGAAGCGCGG is a window from the Polymorphobacter fuscus genome containing:
- a CDS encoding polysaccharide biosynthesis/export family protein — translated: MTDTIDRFRRALVTLALLLVAAIAVVGMADRAQAQEAGYVLGPDDTVQVVVYGQSEFNITTRIKSDGTIVMPLIGSVKAAGRTNLSLAAAITDALTKGGLLKSPIVNVEIMNYLSKSVNVAGKVAQPGIIPLDRPYRVLEALLKAGWVNDAGATYIYLRRPGQEEMRLDVEDLVRGGPDKDLLLRGGDTLFVPDADLAFLTGQINKPGGFAVLPNMTIRQAIAAAGGVTASGSSNKVGLIRGNAKEVDVDTNQIVQKNDVIVVKERLF
- a CDS encoding glycosyltransferase family 2 protein, yielding MTAPASAAETDLPPHRHAAPRVSVIIPHLNTPDLLARCLTSVIAQRLDGGGFEVLVVDNGSHTPLGDVAARFPGVRFLAEPRPGPGLARNRGIAAARAPILAFIDADCRADDGWLQAAVTAVAADPDRAVVGGDVRIETRDPRCFTPVEAYESVFGFRQRMYIEKRQFSVTANLAMAARVFPAVGPFGGIDIAEDLDWGQRAHAAGFVTRFVPQMRVWHPARADFPALARKWQRHINHEYHDHLAADRPRWRWQARAAMLLVSILPDAGRCLVSDRLDGLANRWKAVTMLARIRLFRAREMLHIANTAQVSGAEFWNR
- the xrtV gene encoding exosortase V; this encodes MATIAPAGPVDWSALASRYWLLVIGILAMTLPTLVSLARGPWSMESGVHGPIVVATGGWLIARRLPDIRAYRRDGSFALALAGVLVAIPLYAFGRAYDFISIETAALLLALVSVAYYYLGAVVIRMLWFPIFYLGFVIPIPGWVLDTVTQPLKLLVSEVVTNGLAAFGYPVARVGVTIYVASYQLLVEDACAGLNSLVSLSAIGLFYVYMLRGSNWRYSMLLLALVVPIAIAANMIRVAALVLITYHFGNAAAQGYLHNFAGMVTFTSALLFIFLVDKLLTPVRNALAPDRPEGA
- a CDS encoding Wzz/FepE/Etk N-terminal domain-containing protein, producing MSIMQFLRILMVRRWIIIISLVTCVVVAVATAKSLPERYDARARVILDVVKPDPVTGQMLGGPAVRSYIKTQTELIQDYRVAGDVVDRAGWLQNPAVIAAWQADTGGVGDMRRWAAQRIINATNAGMVDTSNILEITYEGPNPEVAKTIVSMLRDAYIDASLRFRTDSAGRTADWYREQSDRAQRALVAAEDAMNKFEKDNGIVMGPQNAEAESSKLASLQGALMAARASATDRDFEATRAATTAPVVDQLKVQLATLNDQIGQAGERLGTEHPTYKALLSRRQMLNSEISRETAAARAAGAMQSGSSASSIARLNAEYEAQKALVLGMKGKLNELGQLQREVELRRDQYQKAAARTADLRLQANLSESGLVVLGDAMANGAPSFPKWPMILGMSAGFGLALGIVIAMITELMARRVRGVEDLAFATRAPVLAIVAEGNRTSWLDRIRNRFSSGRKATAEWQPAQ
- the epsI gene encoding exosortase-associated protein EpsI, V-type, whose translation is MNRRDILLGGGLIAAAASAEVLRPRDRLVLLPEGRALEEIVPKKIGSWRPIESDAFVLPKTEGSLADRLYNQTLTRFYEAPDRRPVMLVIAYGAVQNDLLQLHRPETCYSAVGFAISDSRPGLVRLSDSAKLPTRELTARSETRVEPILYWTRIGDDLPTTGREQRWVKLRQQMRGYLADGVLVRMSTVGEPSAATFVELGDFARIMMETMKPADRPAFIGRRLAGEMA
- a CDS encoding CpsD/CapB family tyrosine-protein kinase, with product MAARTMTDTSNVIDQSGQVAVTGAAGQGFDSPIRDVLLRLGYLTEDQTQRVVAYQAEKSLDFDQAARELGFISDDDLDRARDLLINSLALQSTNRRPVSDELVVINEPVSPRAEAIRMLRTQIIAQHIKVGRRGIVVASPVEGVGCTFMAANLAAGLSQVGVKTLIVDCNLRSPRVDQVFGLDPNAPGLSSYLSLQVARPERVVHANVLPNLSVITAGPPVLMPQELLSSNRFRDGVNTLLREFDMVLFDTAPANSSADALTVGGVVGYAMVVARRDHSYFKDVTTLVNQLQSTRCTVIGSVLNEF
- a CDS encoding AAA family ATPase: MIWKRRGHAESVAVQDEASQALGEQAENTGMQAEAPPTFAQPPATSVGAALEERPSFLDRLWANPADQGRVDTLPRFTATASDEVEQSTDALMVRRKIALRDAMGASQPVVDREHFAGRHDALRQLINAVEQQRMHVVVYGERGIGKTSLVHVFAETAREARYLVLYGSCGSDTRFETLFSAFAARIPRLYHRSVLPNSPEAESGDNFDAMLEPGFGPRELADVFADVTGTRVILILDEYDRVADPMFRRDVAELIKNLSDRASRVQLILTGVAQNLDEILGYAPSVRRNVVGLPLRPMSSAEVTDLIGIGEAAAEIEFAESATRIVTVMAGGSPYLVRLIAHQAGLVALDARSAVVTDTHATTAVERVLTEWNASLPRRVQVSLSREEARAQWPVLIAAARAGSAADGMFSADDVITELGEARVPSILERDLKGFTGPHDLLEVQEKNGETQFRFRYPGVAALLLMSSAMARLSA
- a CDS encoding outer membrane beta-barrel protein encodes the protein MVALLAAAPVAAAPNTDGDNGPVLGAGLLSTPMVQGRAWTVGFNMNTLSDTNFRRTKEPEAGVRLTPSVSAAVGLPVGRQQLFLGGDFGRDYLLGNPEFNRNRSSIGGGVAWKLGSRCSGVVGAEYSSRLSFVFDQAELTDNVQNTDVIAASASCQTATGLGFAGSVRKSGIRNERPERAAFDLDSTTYSPSISYGTPTIGQFSLSGNFNNVSYPNRFAPTIDGPVGEGVRILSGRLGYSRNLGSRLQLSFGGSYLKTTPSPGVILAIDANGQVVQVPRDSFTGSGFDFSLDYSASSRLSIGIMATRNVRVSPNVGALFIVAQGYSANVNYKLSSKLDAGVGATHYRNDYRGSFTTPDEVRLRNNDTTTRVYAQLDYSPVALYSIGVVVAHQQRNADPDDFDFKSTTALLRLRVKFGRG
- a CDS encoding CatB-related O-acetyltransferase, producing the protein MIGALLDRVRLRLLLRDEYDSMALRTLFATRYRVEVGLYSYGCFDRWRVPPRTRIGRYCSFAKSVRVLDANHPFDAMTTHPFLYEAKFGVVAADRINPPWLEISDDVWIGHNAIITPGCKAIGRGAIIGAGAVVTRDVPAYAIMAGTPAKLLRQRFDADTIAALEASRWWELDRAGLRDLVAATPDTVFHPDPANLAALVARRAAA
- a CDS encoding XrtV sorting system accessory protein; its protein translation is METPYDWTTIIVFAGLIVLFLQRSQGAPRDHLWQYLVAAIGCATTNYLGNEAIKQSSMSYHFAAVALGLATLAFIWFILQPFTNDQS